A part of Podarcis raffonei isolate rPodRaf1 chromosome 12, rPodRaf1.pri, whole genome shotgun sequence genomic DNA contains:
- the C12H5orf15 gene encoding keratinocyte-associated transmembrane protein 2, which translates to MAAAGRRRRRRRRRGEEEGGGGAGPAMPLSGRAALLLLVLLLDGALAVAGQSENGTTSEAELSESVNVSTSSSTTHNLTPVSKAGGDRTRTTTNEGMPPTSPKSSASVSPGPTATEGKQATSVAPASATPALQTDADTSEDTNINEDDTVDDAVDKEHVPSFLPTAKGTADPADYYGPYGMPSDDQDDQGISEFTEELASMHSYENKKLLPDEMKDTSSTELEEDSHFFFHLVIVAFLVAVVYITYHNKRKIILLVQSRRWRDGLCSRTVGYHRLDQNVNEAMPSLKITNDYIF; encoded by the exons ATGGCGGCCGCCGGGCGAAGGAGGCGGAGGCGCAGGAGgcgaggagaagaagaaggaggaggaggcgcaggGCCGGCCATGCCGCTCTCGGGAAGGGCCGCTCTCCTcctcctggtgctgctgctggacGGGGCCCTGGCAGTCGCGGGCCAGAGCGAGAACg GCACTACATCCGAGGCAGAGCTTTCTGAGAGTGTAAATGTCTCGACATCCAGTTCCACAACTCACAACTTAACGCCTGTTTCAAAAGCCGGTGGGGACAGAACAAGGACGACAACAAATGAAGGCATGCCACCAACATCCCCGAAGAGCAGTGCTTCTGTGTCACCTGGGCCAACTGCGACAGAAGGGAAGCAGGCAACCTCTGTGGCGCCGGCTTCTGCCACTCCTGCTTTGCAAACAGATGCTGATACTTCGGAAGATACCAATATTAACGAAGATGACACGGTGGACGACGCGGTAGACAAAGAGCACGTGCCCAGCTTCCTCCCAACGGCCAAAGGAACCGCAGACCCTGCAGACTATTACGGCCCCTACGGGATGCCGTCTGACGATCAAGACGACCAAGGCATCTCAGAGTTTACGGAAGAGTTGGCCAGCATGCACAGTTATGAAAACAAGAAATTGCTTCCTGACGAGATGAAGGACACCTCTTCCACGGAACTGGAAGAGGATAGCCATTTCTTTTTCCATCTGGTTATCGTTGCCTTTTTGGTAGCTGTTGTTTACATCACGTATCACAATAAAAGAAAG ATTATTCTCTTGGTCCAGAGCAGAAGATGGCGAGATGGGCTTTGCTCCAGAACCGTCGGATACCATCGTTTGGATCAAAATGTCAACGAAGCTATGCCTTCATTAAAAATCACCAatgattacattttttaa